The DNA sequence AATCGATCAGATGAAGGTCGACGTTTCTCTTCCCCCACTCAATTTCCTCTCTGGTGCCTGATCTTATCGCAAATTGGTGTAAATGCCTGGGGCTTGCCAGTTGTTCTGCTACCCTTCGCATGACCGTAGCGTGACTGTATTTGCTGCCCAAATAATAATCCCTCAGGTCAGCATGGGCATCGAAATGAACAACATGAAGATCTGAAAACTTGGACAAAACCCCCTTTACAGAGCCTAAACTTACCAGGTGATCTCCTCCAAGCATGAAGACCTTTTTGCCCTTACGCGCAAAAGATGACGTAACCTTTTCGATCTTCAACAATGAACTTTGGATATCTCCCGGTACAAAAAAAAGATCCCCCACATCAAAGAAGGAGGCTTTTTCCAACCCCTCGCCCAAATAGGGGGAATAGGTCTCGATATGAAGGGATTCCCACCTGATCGCATCCGGGGCATATTGAGCACCGCCTCTCCTGGATACAGCAGCATCGGAAGGTGCCCCAAAGAGAATCCACCTAGCATCCCTAATGCATGGTCCACTTTTTAGAAAGCGCATCAATTCCCCTTTGCCTCCTTCAAATTGCCTCCATTCACGATCTCCTTAACAAAAGGAGGCAACTCAAAGGCTAAAGAATGCATGGTATCGCTATAATACTTCAAACCCGTGGGTGCAGATCGTCTCTGTATCCTTGGATCAAATTTTTTGCTTCCAACCGCGTAAGTCCAAAGGCCGGTTGGATATGTGGGCACAGATCCCCAAGCCAAAAAGGCCCTTTCGAATGTGTTCCTCAATCCCAGGACTGCATCGCGCAGCAGTTCCGGTTCTGCGAAGGGTGACTCCGTTTGAGCTACCATCATTCCGCTTTCGGTCAATGCGGCATGTACGTCTTCAAAAAACGATTGCTCGAACAAACCGCTGGCAAAATCCACTGGGTCAGTGCTGTCTATGATGGCGATATCGAACTCGTCGTGATGTTCTTTCACGAACACTAGGGCATCCATGGGCATTATCTTCACGCGTTCATCATCCAACGCACAGGATACAGTCGGAAAGAACGTCTTCGATGCCCTTATTACCTCCTCGTCTATATCGACCAATGTGACGGACTCTACTGTATCGTGCTTGAGCACCTCTCGCACGACGCCCCCGTCTCCCCCGCCAATTACGAGCACCTTCTTAGGTTCAGGGTGCGCACACAAGACCAAATGGGCCATCATCTCGTGATAACAAAACTCATCCTTTTCGGTAAGCTGGATGGCGCCATCCAGGACCAAAACCCTGCCGTACTGTTTAGTATCGACTACCAATATATGCTGATATTTTGACTGCTTGTTTAAGAGGACATCCTCTATCCTGAGGCCCAACCTCAAATTCGGCGTTTGATACTCGGTAAACCAAAGGTCAGCAATCCTGCGCTCTATCGCTTTCATCGCTTAACATCCCTCGCAAGGAACTTCATAAAACAGGGGACAGGCAGCGATGACCGAGCCGCATCGTTCGACTCTGTGTTCTACCGATTTAACCTTAACCTCTTTAAGCAAAAGGTTGCGCATCGCAAAGGCCTCACGAACCATTTTCTCGACTGTCAAGGCAGCCTCATCGGCCTTGCAAAAGCCGGAAAACTCCATTATTATCCCGTAGGATGACGGGTCCTCCGGGATCCCAACGCCTATGGCAGCGGATATTATTTCGCCCGGAACATCGCTCGTCAAAGAACCGTAAGCTATCGGAAGCAAGGATCCTGCCGGCATTTTAAAAACTTCCTCATATACACATTTGGGCGGCAATACGCTACTCACCCTAAGCAAGTTCATATTTCCCACGCCGGCATCAAGTAAAGCGGCATCGAATGCATTGAGTTTTTGGTCGCCTTCTCCATGGCCTACAACCAAACAGAATTTTGTCGGAATCGGTAGCATTGGGCATACCCTCCTTACGCAAGATTTTTTCTCTCTCCATAAAGAGCGGATTACATTATAACGTTCAGGGGGGGTGTGTCAATCAAAAAAACACATTTTCTTGAAAAATTTCTTCATTATGTGGTACCGGAAGTTATCGCAAGGGGATCGACCTTCCTAAAAAACAATCGCCATGATCCTTAAAGCTCATGCTATAATCTCAACAGTCATGGGCAAGAGGTTTTTGGGAGGTCTGAGCATGCAATATAGAAATAAGAAAAACCCAAACAAAGGGCACATTGGAGTGACGTTACTGTACGCTATAATACTTTTCTGTGCAATCATCTTCGTCCTCTGTGCCGGGTTTATGCTTAAGATGTCGATGGAGTTGCCCTCCTCAAATGAACTTATAAGATTCAATCCAACCCTTTCTACGGTAATTTACGACAGAAATGGCGCGGAAGTGGCCAGGTTATTCAAGGAAAACAGGACCTGGGCGTCGTTGGACAAGATATCTCCATGGGTGATAAAAGCTGTTTTAGCCGCAGAGGACGATAATTTTTACGAACATCACGGCATTGACGTGAAGGGCATTGTGAGGGCCGCCATAGTAAACTTCACGCACAAAGGAGCCCTGCAGGGCGGAAGCACCATAACCCAACAGCTCGCAAGGAACCTGTTTTTGACCAGAGAAAAGACGATCGAAAGAAAGGTCAAAGAGATCATTTTGGCCATCAGGCTTGAAAGGCTTTATCCCAAGGATCAAATTCTGGAGATGTATCTAAACACAGTATATTGGGGCCACGGCAGTTACGGCATCTATTCCGCTTCGTACAACTATTTCGGCAAAGACCCGCTTACACTGACCTTACCGGAGGCATCCATGCTTGCCGGCCTGCTTGCGGCACCTGAGTACTACACTCCCTTGCGCCACCTGGACAGGGCAAAGACCAGGCAATTTTACGTCTTAAAGCGAATGGAAGAGTTGGGCTGGATCACGAGAAGCGAGGCCAACGAAGCCTTAGAGGCCAACTTGAACTTTTCGAAGAAAAGACAACCCACGCTGGGCAATAACCCGGCGCCATATTTTGTGTCCTACATACTTTTCAACCACCTATTGCCCAAGTATGGCCCCGAGGTCGTATATCAGGGAGGATTAAAGATATACACCACCTTAGACTTGAAGCTGCAAAGTGCGGCAGAAAGGGCCATTTCGGGATTAAAGTGCGAGGGCGCCCTCGTGGCAATGGACCCGAATACCGGCGAAATACTCGCGATGGTTGGAGGAAAGGACTTTAAGGTCAGCAAGTTCAACAGAGCTGTTCAGGCTTACAGAGAACCAGGCTCTGCGTTTAAGCCACTTGTATATACAGCAGCCTTAGAGAAGGGCATAAGGCCCATAGACAGGATATTGGATGCCCCCCTGTATTTCCCTAACGGTTGGCAACCAAGCAACTACGGAGATAAATATCACGGGGAAAGCACGCTGCTTGAGGCCCTGACGGACTCCTACAACACTGTAGCGGTACGCGTTGCACAGCTTACAGGCATAGACGCCATCATAAAGACCGCCAGAGATATGGGCATAACAAGCCCTTACCTTCCCCAGGACTTATCGCTGGCCTTGGGCTCGGCTAGCGTTACTCCACTGGAGATGGCCGTAGCATATAGCGTATATGCCAACGACGGCTATAGAGTGGAGCCCTTTGCGATTAAAAAAGTGGTAGATTTCAGGGGAAGGTTACTGGAGTCCAACGGCCCGAACCTGAACCAGGCCATAGATCCTTCCATAACTGCGACCATTCGCTCCATGTTGATAGACGTCGTGAACAACGGAACGGGTAGGGCGGCCAAGATCCCCGGTTATGATGTATTCGGCAAGACGGGAACCACCAACGACTGGAAAGATGCCTGGTTTGCCGGTGGAGTGCCTGGGCTCGTGTGCGTCGTATATGCCGGAAACGACAACCACAGGTCGCTTGGCAATGGCAGCACCGGCGGCCGCATAGCCGCTCCTGTATGGAAGGCCTTCATGTCGGAAGCCGTCAAAATAGCCAATGTAAAGGAAAGCTTTTCCCTGGCCGGAATAATAGGAGAAAGGGCCATCCAATTGGACATATGCCGCGAAACGGGATATCCCGCAAGTCCAAGCTGTCCAAAGAAGGCGACAATCTTATTACCTGCGGATCAAGCTCCCGTAAGGACTTGTCCATATCACGGTAGCCCCTACGAGTTTTCTGCGATGGAAGCTATAGACCCAAACGAGCCCAAATTGTACCTCATAGGCGGAGACAACGCCTTACTTGCAAGCTATGGGATGAAGCTACCTGCATACGCTGCTTCATCCTCGCAGTCAGAATCTTCGCCTGACTCAAGTAGGACACCAGATGAAGGCGCACCTCAACCCCTTGCTCCTCAGTTGCCTCAACCCCAGGTCGTGGAGCCCAAAGGAGAACCGCCATCGGATGAGTCAAAGAAGATTTACAAGGAGCCATCTCCTAGCGAGATCGACAGGAGATACCAGGAGCTTCTTAAGGAATATGGTCTGGTAGACTGATGTCTAGCGGCCACGGCGTTGGCATAGCTATGGCATCAAAGAAGGCAAGGGCGTATCTGTCGGTCATGCCAGAGATAAAATCGATCACCCGCGTGACCGGATCGGCTCCTGCATCTGCGAATTCAAGGGAATCAAGCATCTTGGGCTCAGACAGCAAATTGTGAAAGATCGTGCTAAGTACGTGCTTGACCTTCGGCCTTTCCTTTTTCGCCTGAGGACCTAGATAAACCTTCTCGTAAAGGAAGCCTCGAAGCATCTCCATGGCTTCCAATACCGCATCGCTAAGGTAAATGCCCCTTTCTCCGCTGTTTAAGACGATGTCCGTCACCAGCGTTCCTATGCGCTTACTGTGAGTCTCTCCGAGCACACGTATCACCTGTTGTGGTATTTCCTCAGCAGAGACCAGACAAGCCCTAATGGCATCGTCCAGGTCATGGTTAAGATACGCAATAGAATCACTTACTCTGACGACCCAAGCTTCCAAGGTAGACGGTTTTAACAACTCGAACCCCTTGTGGACATCTATTTGGCCCTTGCTGTGCTGTAATATCCCCTCCCGCACTTCCCATGTCAAATTAAGGCCCCTGCCGTCCCTTTCAAGTACATTTACCAATCTTAAGCTCTGCTGAGCGTGATGAAAACCACTTAAGCCCTTTTCCTTAGCAAGGCTGTCCAGGACCTCTTCTCCCATGTGTCCAAAGGGCGTATGGCCGAGATCATGACCTAAGGCTATGGCTTCCGTCAAGTCTTCATTCAACCGCAAGGCCCTTGCTATGGTCCTGGCTATCTGAGAGACTTCGAGCGTATGGGTCAACCGCGTCCTGTAATGATCTCCCTCGGGCAACAACAAGACCTGCGTCTTATATTTAAGCCTTCTAAAGGCCTTGCAGTGGATGATCCTGTCCCTGTCGCGTTGATAACAGGTCCTTATGGGACAAGGCGGTTCATAGATCTCTCTTCCCTTGGAATCGACGCTCTTAGAGGCATATGCCGCTAAGAGCTGTCTTTCCGTATCTTCCCAAACTTCTCTAGGATTCAAATATCCGCCACCTCATATATTCAAATAGTCCATTATTTCTTGAGCGGTCTCCTCCACGGCCTTGTTGGTCACGTCGAAGATCTTGGCATTCAACGTCTCTATTATTTGCCTAGCGTACAGGAGCTCTTCTTCTATTCGCTCCTGCCTAGCGTACATTGAAACCTCTGGATCTAAGCCCATAACCCTCAACCGCTCTTCGCGGATTCGCCTTAATTTGGCTGGATCTATGGTCAAACCTATGATCTTATTGCCAGGAACTTCAAAGAGTTCCTTAGGGGGCGGACTTTCGGGGACGAGGGGCATGTTTGCGACCATCAAGCCCTTGTGAGCTAGATACATGGCCAGGGGAGTCTTACCGCTTCTTGAGACTCCCACCAAAACGATATCGGCTTCCTTCAGCAGCTCGGGACTTTTGCCGTCATCGCACTTTATGGCAAACTCGATGGCTTTGACCCTTCTAAAGTACTCTTCATCCATTCTCCTCATGAGGCCGGGCGTCTCCCGTGGAGGATATCCCATTTTTCTTTCCAACATTCCAAGTATGGGCCCAAGTATATCGATAAAATCTATATTTCGCGCGCCGGCTTCCTTTGCCAACAAATTGCGCAACTGGTGATCGACAAGGGTGGCTATTATGATGGCCCCTTCTTCCTGAGCGCGTCGCAATATCTCCATCAGGCGATCCTGATTATTCACATACCTGAAGCGCACAAGCTCGCTTGATTTTATGCTAAACTGGCTGGTTGCTGCCTTGGCCACGTGTTCAGCCGTCTCTCCCGTGAAATCGGAAACAATAAATATCTTCACCATTCGTCAATCACCTGACTTAGATCCCCTTATAGCCCCTAGATCTCCGACTAGACGAAACAGCTTATTGCACTCGTACAAAAGCGACAGCCTGTTTTCCCTTATCTCAGGATCTTCGGCCATGACAAGCACCTTCTCAAAAAACTCGGATATTATGGGCTCAAGGTCCAATAGCAGGCTGATTATCCTTTCCCATTGATATTTTTTGAGGGCATCGCTAAGCTTTGGCGTTATCTCCTGAATCTTTCTGTAAAGCTTGGCTTCCGAGTCGCTTTGAAATTTCGTCTCATCCACTGCCTTAGGCGCAAAATCCCCGGCCTTGGCCAATATATTCCTGACCCTGATCGCAGCGGTTACTAAATTCTGGAACCACTCTTCCTTTCTAACCGATTCCAGTTGTTCGGCCAATTTTACCGCCTGTAAGGGCTTTTCTCCTATGACGGCCAACGCTAAAGAAGCCACATCATGCGAGAAGCCTTTCTCCCTTAATTGCACGTAAAGCCTCTGTTTCAGGAACTCCATGACTCGTCCGGCAACATCGGGATCGCATTTTAGGCTTCTTGCCGAATTTTCAACGATCCTCTTCAAATCGACATCGATGGCAAGTCCAAGGATCAATTCATTGAGGCATCTTGCCGTTCTTCTTAAGCCATAGGGATCCTGAGAGCCAGTGGGCAACAGGCCCATCTTGCCACAGGATACTATATTATCAATTCTATCAGCTATGCCGACTATGGCTCCTATTATGTCCCTTGGCAGGGCATCTCCAACGAAGGCTGGAAGGTATTGTTCATGCAGGGCCCTTGCCACTCGCTCGTTCTCGCCGTTTGCCCTTGCGTATTCCCTTCCCATTACACCCCTGAGCTCCGGGAACTCATAGACCATGTTGGTAACTAGATCAGCCTTGGAAAGGAACGCAGCCCTCTCGACCAAATCGGCCGTCTCCTCGTCGCAACCAAGTTCATTACATAAGTTCAAGGCCAGGTCCTTAACCCTCATGACTTTATCGTATAAAGTCCCCAGGGACTCTTGATAAACTATGCCTTGAAGGTCATTTACCCTCAAGGCTAAGGGCTTTTTGAGGTCCTCGTTGTAAAAAAACACGGCATCTGACAACCTTGCTCTTAAGACCCTTTCGTTACCTTCCCTTACGACCGCCATATCGGTAGCTCTGTTGTTGCTCACGCCAATAAAGGCCGGTTTTAGCTTGCCCCCTACGTCCTTAACTGGGAAATATTTCTGATGATGGATCATGACAGTGATGAGCACCTCTTCAGGTAGAGACAGGAAACTTTCATCAAAGGTCCCTATGAAAGGAACGGGATATTCCACAAGAAATACGTTCTCATCTATCAAGTCAGGGGGGAGCACTGCTTTGACGTTGTGCTCCATCTCGATGGATGCAATGCCGGACAGTATTTTTTCCTTTCTCTTAGCCTGGTCTACGATCACGTAATTGTCGTAAAGCTTTTCCAGATATTCGCTCGCTGAACTTATCTCCACCCTGCTTGAGCCCATGAACCTATGACCGCGGGTAACTTTATCTCCAGTTAAGCTACCCAACTGTAATGGTATGACCTCATCTCCATAAAGACACAGAAGCCAACGTATAGGCCTGACGAACCTGAGGCTAGGCTCCCTCCAATACATGTTCTTCGGGAAGACCAGGCGCCTTATTAATCGATCCAACAGTGCAGGTAGCACCGAAGCCGTATCTTTGCCTTCCTCTCTCATTATGGCAAATACGTAAAATTGGCCATTGATCTCCTTCTTCTTTAGGGTCTCAACGGGAACTCCTCGGCTCTTCGCAAATCCCAGGGCGGCTCTGGTAGGGTTATTGTAGATGTCAAAGGCCTGGCTCCAAAGAGGTCCCTTTATCTCTTCAACCAAATCGTCCTGCTTTTCCTGAAGGCCTCTGACTAAAATCACTAAGCGCCTCGGAGTGCCATAGCTCTCTATGGCCTTATATACAAGGCGTTCCTTTTGAAACTCCTCTGTAGCTATCTTTTTTATCTCCTCCAAGGCCCAGGGCATGAACCTGGCCGGTATCTCTTCCGTGCCGATCTCAAAGAGTAAATCCCTTACGTCCATAGCTTTCGATCCTCCTAGCTCGCTAGTCTGCCAAAGGGCTTAAAAGTGCGGGAACTTTTCCATAAAGGGGTAACCTGCTGCCTTACGCTGCTCTAGATAGCCTTGACAACATAGTGACGCTATGGCCCTGACCCTGCTTATATAGCTCGTCCTCTGAGTTATGCTAATCGCGTTTCTGGCATCCAGCAGGTTGAAAGTATGCGAGCACTTCAGTACGTAATCATAGGCGGGCAAGACAAGCCCCTTTCCAATGAGACGCTTTGCCTCGGCCTCATACATGTTGAACAATTTAAAAAGCATATCAACATCGGCTTCATCGAAGTTGTATATGGAATGCTCTACCTCTCCCCTGTGATGGATGTCGCCATATGTGACATCGTCAACCCAGCGCAGGTCAAATATGTTATCAACCTTTTGGACAAACATGGCTATGCGCTCGATCCCGTACGTCAATTCCGCAGGGACCACATCCATATCTATCCCGCCCACCTGTTGAAAATAGGTGAACTGCGTTATCTCCATGCCGTCAAGCCACACTTCCCACCCCAAACCCCAAGCGCCAATCGTAGGAGATTCCCAGTCATCCTCCACGAACCTTATGTCGTGATCTGCGGGATCTATGCCTAAGGCTTCTAAGCTGTGAATATATATGTCCTGAATATCATCGGGGGCCGGTTGAATGATCACCTGGTACTGATAGTAATGTTGCAGCCTGTTCGGATTTTCTCCATAACGTCCATCAGTGGGACGCCTGCAAGGTTCAACATAAGCCACCCTCCACGGTTCAGGACCAAGCACCCTGAGCGTCGTAGCCGGGTTCATTGTACCTGCACCGACCTCGATGTCGTAGGGTTGTTGAATGACGCAACCTTGCGTAGACCAAAAACGCTCCAACCTAAAAATGATCTCCTGGAGGTTCATGCCAAACTCCTCCCATCCTAGTTTAAAAAACTTCGTTTTAGAATGTCTTTCAGCTTACCATTATAATCTACGTAGTTCGCCTTTGAACTCTTGTTTTGAGCCCATTTTATCAAATCCTTTCTAGAAAGCGCAGCTGCGCAAACAAGCTCGCTTAATTCCGCTTGGGCAATTGCCTTTCCGCCATTCAGGCA is a window from the Acetomicrobium flavidum genome containing:
- a CDS encoding deoxyguanosinetriphosphate triphosphohydrolase translates to MNPREVWEDTERQLLAAYASKSVDSKGREIYEPPCPIRTCYQRDRDRIIHCKAFRRLKYKTQVLLLPEGDHYRTRLTHTLEVSQIARTIARALRLNEDLTEAIALGHDLGHTPFGHMGEEVLDSLAKEKGLSGFHHAQQSLRLVNVLERDGRGLNLTWEVREGILQHSKGQIDVHKGFELLKPSTLEAWVVRVSDSIAYLNHDLDDAIRACLVSAEEIPQQVIRVLGETHSKRIGTLVTDIVLNSGERGIYLSDAVLEAMEMLRGFLYEKVYLGPQAKKERPKVKHVLSTIFHNLLSEPKMLDSLEFADAGADPVTRVIDFISGMTDRYALAFFDAIAMPTPWPLDISLPDHIP
- the glyS gene encoding glycine--tRNA ligase subunit beta — encoded protein: MDVRDLLFEIGTEEIPARFMPWALEEIKKIATEEFQKERLVYKAIESYGTPRRLVILVRGLQEKQDDLVEEIKGPLWSQAFDIYNNPTRAALGFAKSRGVPVETLKKKEINGQFYVFAIMREEGKDTASVLPALLDRLIRRLVFPKNMYWREPSLRFVRPIRWLLCLYGDEVIPLQLGSLTGDKVTRGHRFMGSSRVEISSASEYLEKLYDNYVIVDQAKRKEKILSGIASIEMEHNVKAVLPPDLIDENVFLVEYPVPFIGTFDESFLSLPEEVLITVMIHHQKYFPVKDVGGKLKPAFIGVSNNRATDMAVVREGNERVLRARLSDAVFFYNEDLKKPLALRVNDLQGIVYQESLGTLYDKVMRVKDLALNLCNELGCDEETADLVERAAFLSKADLVTNMVYEFPELRGVMGREYARANGENERVARALHEQYLPAFVGDALPRDIIGAIVGIADRIDNIVSCGKMGLLPTGSQDPYGLRRTARCLNELILGLAIDVDLKRIVENSARSLKCDPDVAGRVMEFLKQRLYVQLREKGFSHDVASLALAVIGEKPLQAVKLAEQLESVRKEEWFQNLVTAAIRVRNILAKAGDFAPKAVDETKFQSDSEAKLYRKIQEITPKLSDALKKYQWERIISLLLDLEPIISEFFEKVLVMAEDPEIRENRLSLLYECNKLFRLVGDLGAIRGSKSGD
- a CDS encoding transglycosylase domain-containing protein, giving the protein MQYRNKKNPNKGHIGVTLLYAIILFCAIIFVLCAGFMLKMSMELPSSNELIRFNPTLSTVIYDRNGAEVARLFKENRTWASLDKISPWVIKAVLAAEDDNFYEHHGIDVKGIVRAAIVNFTHKGALQGGSTITQQLARNLFLTREKTIERKVKEIILAIRLERLYPKDQILEMYLNTVYWGHGSYGIYSASYNYFGKDPLTLTLPEASMLAGLLAAPEYYTPLRHLDRAKTRQFYVLKRMEELGWITRSEANEALEANLNFSKKRQPTLGNNPAPYFVSYILFNHLLPKYGPEVVYQGGLKIYTTLDLKLQSAAERAISGLKCEGALVAMDPNTGEILAMVGGKDFKVSKFNRAVQAYREPGSAFKPLVYTAALEKGIRPIDRILDAPLYFPNGWQPSNYGDKYHGESTLLEALTDSYNTVAVRVAQLTGIDAIIKTARDMGITSPYLPQDLSLALGSASVTPLEMAVAYSVYANDGYRVEPFAIKKVVDFRGRLLESNGPNLNQAIDPSITATIRSMLIDVVNNGTGRAAKIPGYDVFGKTGTTNDWKDAWFAGGVPGLVCVVYAGNDNHRSLGNGSTGGRIAAPVWKAFMSEAVKIANVKESFSLAGIIGERAIQLDICRETGYPASPSCPKKATILLPADQAPVRTCPYHGSPYEFSAMEAIDPNEPKLYLIGGDNALLASYGMKLPAYAASSSQSESSPDSSRTPDEGAPQPLAPQLPQPQVVEPKGEPPSDESKKIYKEPSPSEIDRRYQELLKEYGLVD
- a CDS encoding pyruvate, water dikinase regulatory protein; the encoded protein is MVKIFIVSDFTGETAEHVAKAATSQFSIKSSELVRFRYVNNQDRLMEILRRAQEEGAIIIATLVDHQLRNLLAKEAGARNIDFIDILGPILGMLERKMGYPPRETPGLMRRMDEEYFRRVKAIEFAIKCDDGKSPELLKEADIVLVGVSRSGKTPLAMYLAHKGLMVANMPLVPESPPPKELFEVPGNKIIGLTIDPAKLRRIREERLRVMGLDPEVSMYARQERIEEELLYARQIIETLNAKIFDVTNKAVEETAQEIMDYLNI
- the speB gene encoding agmatinase; translated protein: MRFLKSGPCIRDARWILFGAPSDAAVSRRGGAQYAPDAIRWESLHIETYSPYLGEGLEKASFFDVGDLFFVPGDIQSSLLKIEKVTSSFARKGKKVFMLGGDHLVSLGSVKGVLSKFSDLHVVHFDAHADLRDYYLGSKYSHATVMRRVAEQLASPRHLHQFAIRSGTREEIEWGKRNVDLHLIDFLEPLKEVLGKLEGCPIYVSLDIDVLDPSFAPGTGTPEPEGVSVTDLFKALRMFKGHNVVGFDLVEISPPVDVNGVTSVLGAKIVREVLIMLGGDSVDQ
- a CDS encoding glycine--tRNA ligase subunit alpha; translation: MNLQEIIFRLERFWSTQGCVIQQPYDIEVGAGTMNPATTLRVLGPEPWRVAYVEPCRRPTDGRYGENPNRLQHYYQYQVIIQPAPDDIQDIYIHSLEALGIDPADHDIRFVEDDWESPTIGAWGLGWEVWLDGMEITQFTYFQQVGGIDMDVVPAELTYGIERIAMFVQKVDNIFDLRWVDDVTYGDIHHRGEVEHSIYNFDEADVDMLFKLFNMYEAEAKRLIGKGLVLPAYDYVLKCSHTFNLLDARNAISITQRTSYISRVRAIASLCCQGYLEQRKAAGYPFMEKFPHF
- a CDS encoding pyruvoyl-dependent arginine decarboxylase; translation: MLPIPTKFCLVVGHGEGDQKLNAFDAALLDAGVGNMNLLRVSSVLPPKCVYEEVFKMPAGSLLPIAYGSLTSDVPGEIISAAIGVGIPEDPSSYGIIMEFSGFCKADEAALTVEKMVREAFAMRNLLLKEVKVKSVEHRVERCGSVIAACPLFYEVPCEGC
- the speE gene encoding polyamine aminopropyltransferase, with amino-acid sequence MKAIERRIADLWFTEYQTPNLRLGLRIEDVLLNKQSKYQHILVVDTKQYGRVLVLDGAIQLTEKDEFCYHEMMAHLVLCAHPEPKKVLVIGGGDGGVVREVLKHDTVESVTLVDIDEEVIRASKTFFPTVSCALDDERVKIMPMDALVFVKEHHDEFDIAIIDSTDPVDFASGLFEQSFFEDVHAALTESGMMVAQTESPFAEPELLRDAVLGLRNTFERAFLAWGSVPTYPTGLWTYAVGSKKFDPRIQRRSAPTGLKYYSDTMHSLAFELPPFVKEIVNGGNLKEAKGN